From a region of the Labrenzia sp. CE80 genome:
- a CDS encoding rod-binding protein, whose protein sequence is MAISPPSDLILEVSRAANPVDLREATTKLSRLSRSSGAGELSFAEAMGPNQFPSFASISSTRDTSSVVRSASQSPAEKFEALVLHQFVETMLPDDAGQVFGEGATGEIWKSMLAEQVGNQIAASGGVGIADLLSTTLKDNA, encoded by the coding sequence ATGGCTATCTCTCCACCCTCAGACCTCATACTCGAGGTGTCCCGGGCAGCAAATCCCGTTGATCTCAGGGAGGCCACTACAAAGCTCAGCCGTCTGTCTCGATCGTCGGGAGCAGGGGAACTGTCTTTCGCCGAGGCGATGGGGCCAAATCAATTCCCGAGTTTTGCATCAATATCGTCGACACGAGATACCTCCAGCGTCGTCCGATCTGCGTCTCAGTCGCCGGCCGAGAAATTTGAGGCTTTGGTTTTGCATCAGTTTGTGGAAACGATGCTGCCGGATGACGCCGGCCAGGTTTTTGGTGAAGGCGCGACTGGCGAGATCTGGAAATCTATGCTCGCGGAACAAGTTGGCAATCAGATCGCCGCCAGTGGCGGTGTCGGTATCGCAGACCTTCTCAGCACTACACTCAAGGACAACGCATGA
- a CDS encoding DUF1217 domain-containing protein, with amino-acid sequence MISTLLQYQLVSSNIDRSLEIVAQEPTVERETAYYLENIENIDSIDDFLEDDRIFAYAMKAHGLEEMTYAKAFMRKVLEEGVDETTAFANQLADDRYVNFAETFNFATFGDTATVFSKAQEGTVENYARQTLEENEGESNAGVRLALYFSRKAADISSAYDVLADQALAETVYTALGLPDEFAMSDIDKQAEYISEKIDFEQLGDPEYVDELLQRFSALYDLENGTNLDTVPNLQISSGTTTTISIGESLLASIQSLKLGGS; translated from the coding sequence ATGATCAGTACATTGCTTCAGTATCAGCTCGTATCGAGCAATATAGACCGTTCTCTAGAGATCGTTGCGCAGGAACCAACTGTGGAACGGGAGACAGCCTACTATCTAGAGAACATCGAGAACATCGATTCCATCGATGACTTCCTCGAAGATGATCGCATCTTCGCGTACGCCATGAAAGCTCATGGCCTCGAAGAGATGACCTATGCAAAGGCATTCATGCGGAAGGTTCTCGAGGAAGGGGTGGATGAAACCACGGCCTTCGCCAATCAGCTGGCGGATGATCGGTACGTCAACTTTGCGGAGACCTTTAATTTCGCCACATTCGGCGATACCGCAACCGTGTTCTCCAAAGCGCAGGAGGGCACTGTTGAGAACTACGCCCGGCAGACTTTGGAAGAAAATGAGGGGGAGTCGAACGCAGGTGTGCGTCTGGCGCTCTATTTCAGTCGAAAGGCTGCAGATATCAGTTCCGCTTATGACGTTCTGGCGGACCAGGCACTCGCGGAGACGGTTTACACTGCTCTTGGTTTGCCGGACGAGTTCGCAATGTCGGACATCGACAAGCAGGCTGAATATATATCTGAAAAGATTGACTTCGAGCAGCTTGGTGATCCCGAGTATGTGGATGAACTGCTGCAGCGTTTTTCCGCACTTTATGATCTTGAGAACGGTACCAACCTGGACACTGTTCCCAACCTGCAGATCTCAAGCGGTACAACGACGACCATCAGCATTGGCGAAAGCCTGCTGGCGAGCATTCAAAGCCTGAAATTGGGGGGATCCTGA
- the motA gene encoding flagellar motor stator protein MotA: MTIVLGLIIAGVSLLGGFAALGGKVSVLWQPWEVVIIVGVAIGTFVVANPLKAIMDTLTASSDALRNAVPRKRDYLDVLALLYGLMRELRAKGRNEIEPHIEDPQNSSIFQNFPAVLGNQKLTTFVCDYFRLIIVGNARAHEIEALVDEELHTIHRDQMKPYHALSSMAEALPAIGIVAAVLGVIKAMGAIDQSPQLLGSLIGAALVGTFLGIFLSYALVGPIAAKIKAVREARLRPYIAVKQTLLAFINGAAPQIALEHGRKTISEYDRPTIDEVESETMNTSAPAADNVSEMRQKGAA; the protein is encoded by the coding sequence GTGACTATCGTTCTCGGCCTGATTATCGCAGGCGTTTCTCTTCTCGGCGGGTTTGCCGCACTCGGCGGCAAGGTGTCCGTACTATGGCAGCCTTGGGAAGTTGTGATCATTGTTGGCGTTGCCATTGGCACCTTCGTTGTCGCCAACCCTCTCAAGGCCATCATGGACACGCTAACTGCAAGCAGCGATGCACTCCGAAATGCAGTGCCCCGCAAGCGTGACTACCTCGACGTTCTGGCACTGCTTTACGGTTTGATGCGGGAGCTGCGTGCAAAGGGCCGCAATGAGATCGAACCTCACATTGAGGATCCTCAGAACTCATCGATCTTCCAGAACTTTCCAGCAGTCTTGGGCAACCAGAAATTGACGACGTTCGTCTGCGACTATTTCCGCCTGATCATTGTAGGCAACGCTCGTGCCCACGAGATTGAAGCACTCGTTGATGAAGAGCTTCACACGATCCATCGGGATCAGATGAAGCCCTATCACGCTCTTTCGTCCATGGCCGAAGCACTTCCCGCGATCGGCATCGTCGCCGCCGTACTCGGCGTCATCAAAGCGATGGGCGCGATCGATCAGTCGCCCCAGCTGCTCGGCTCTCTGATTGGGGCTGCACTGGTCGGAACCTTCCTGGGCATTTTCCTCTCTTATGCGTTGGTCGGACCGATAGCTGCCAAGATCAAGGCTGTGAGGGAGGCTCGCCTGCGCCCCTATATCGCGGTCAAACAAACACTGCTGGCCTTTATCAACGGCGCCGCTCCGCAGATCGCACTGGAGCATGGTCGCAAGACCATTTCGGAATACGACCGGCCCACAATTGACGAAGTCGAAAGCGAGACCATGAACACAAGCGCACCGGCTGCGGACAACGTTTCTGAAATGCGCCAGAAGGGAGCTGCGTAA
- the fliN gene encoding flagellar motor switch protein FliN — protein sequence MGDDRNLDTILGIPVNIQVVLGSATMLVSNLLKLGRGAVIPLNHRVGEPIDIVVNGRVIARGEVVVVEDDNSRFGVSLTEIISAQTGALEA from the coding sequence ATGGGTGATGACCGCAATCTCGACACGATCCTCGGCATTCCGGTCAACATTCAGGTCGTTCTCGGTTCAGCCACGATGCTGGTTTCAAATCTGCTCAAGCTTGGTCGCGGCGCTGTTATTCCGCTCAACCATCGTGTCGGCGAACCCATCGACATTGTCGTCAATGGCCGAGTGATTGCCCGAGGTGAAGTCGTGGTTGTTGAAGATGACAACTCGCGCTTTGGCGTTTCTCTGACCGAAATCATCAGCGCCCAGACCGGGGCTTTGGAAGCTTGA
- a CDS encoding flagellar motor switch protein FliG translates to MNATVQMTTNLPAKPLNGVEKVAALLLSLGKTNSAKLLQHFDQEEIRLITVTAAQLGSVPSAEIDKLADEFIKQFSDGANLYGSAGEVEKMLEGVLPEEQLADIMSDVLGNSNRSIWDRLATVSETVFANYLLKEHPQTAALILTKIKPSAAAKVLGQINPQLRNQLVRRMLSIKAVVPEIMREIEKTMHEDFMLNLSGTLEADSYARMADILNKMDRDHMEDALENLNDVRPKTAELLKGLLFTFDDIINLNARTRMAIFDQIPTDRIVMALKGTDANFREVILSSLTSRARRIAEHELAGGEPAAQRDVLEARSTITNLALEMASRGEVELNPKQDEGAFFN, encoded by the coding sequence ATGAATGCGACCGTACAAATGACGACGAACCTGCCGGCAAAACCTCTCAACGGGGTGGAGAAGGTCGCAGCACTGCTGCTGTCACTCGGCAAGACGAACTCTGCGAAGTTGCTGCAGCACTTCGACCAGGAGGAAATCCGCCTGATCACCGTGACCGCAGCGCAGCTCGGCAGCGTGCCGTCAGCGGAAATCGACAAGCTTGCTGATGAATTCATCAAGCAGTTCTCAGATGGCGCGAACCTTTATGGTTCCGCCGGAGAAGTCGAGAAAATGCTCGAGGGTGTTCTGCCGGAAGAGCAGCTCGCCGACATCATGTCCGATGTTCTGGGCAACTCCAATCGATCGATCTGGGATCGATTGGCCACCGTTTCAGAAACCGTGTTTGCGAACTACCTGCTAAAGGAACATCCGCAAACTGCCGCTCTGATCCTGACCAAGATCAAACCTAGCGCTGCTGCAAAGGTTCTCGGCCAGATCAACCCTCAGCTCCGAAATCAATTGGTTCGCCGCATGCTGTCGATCAAGGCAGTCGTGCCCGAGATCATGCGGGAAATCGAGAAAACCATGCATGAAGACTTCATGCTCAATCTCTCAGGTACTCTCGAGGCAGATTCCTACGCAAGAATGGCGGACATCCTCAACAAGATGGACCGCGATCACATGGAGGATGCGCTCGAGAACCTGAACGACGTTCGGCCCAAGACCGCCGAATTGTTGAAAGGCCTCCTCTTCACCTTCGATGACATCATCAATCTCAATGCACGCACAAGGATGGCGATCTTCGATCAGATTCCGACAGACCGGATTGTAATGGCTCTCAAGGGTACCGACGCGAATTTCCGGGAGGTCATCCTGTCCTCGCTGACCTCACGTGCACGCCGTATTGCCGAGCATGAACTTGCCGGCGGCGAACCTGCCGCACAGAGAGATGTGCTGGAAGCACGCAGCACGATCACCAACCTGGCTCTCGAAATGGCGAGCCGCGGAGAGGTCGAGCTCAATCCGAAGCAGGACGAAGGCGCCTTCTTCAACTAG
- the fliI gene encoding flagellar protein export ATPase FliI has product MNSLDRLSLSIAAAETEIGPVRIGGRVTHVSADSLRVKGLSKSVCLGDLVVFEGRDVCRKGEIILLDEQDVVVKPFDRSNDIGIGCRAYRMGGLAIHPHESWRGRVVNALGKAVDDKGALAYGPEAWLLDREPPAPMERGKIEKPVRTGIRVLDLFTPMCVGQRIGIFAGSGVGKSTMLGMLAGFGEFDTVVVGLVGERGREVREFIDDVLGDALERSVVVAATGDESAMMRRLAPKTAMSVAEYYRSLGQSVLLIVDSATRFAHAARDVAMAAGEPPVARGFTPSVFSDLAKLLERAGPGAEGSGSITAIVSVLVDGDDHNDPVSDAIRGLLDGHIVLDRGIADAGRYPPVDVLKSTSRLAQRAWTGEQRELIHRLKGMISEYEETRDLRLLGGYQPGMNAGLDKACDLVPKIYEALRQSPEQVENSDPFNDLAQALSAS; this is encoded by the coding sequence ATGAACAGTCTTGATCGGCTTTCTCTTTCCATCGCTGCTGCTGAAACGGAGATCGGACCAGTCCGCATCGGCGGGCGGGTGACACATGTCTCTGCAGATTCGCTCCGCGTGAAAGGTCTCTCCAAGTCGGTCTGCCTCGGGGATCTCGTGGTTTTCGAGGGACGTGACGTCTGCCGAAAGGGTGAGATCATTCTCCTTGATGAGCAGGATGTCGTCGTTAAGCCCTTTGACCGTTCGAATGATATCGGCATTGGTTGCCGGGCTTACCGGATGGGCGGCCTGGCCATTCATCCTCATGAGAGTTGGCGTGGGCGGGTGGTAAATGCGCTGGGCAAAGCCGTGGATGACAAAGGCGCGCTTGCCTATGGTCCTGAAGCTTGGCTGCTTGACCGTGAGCCACCTGCTCCGATGGAGCGAGGAAAAATCGAAAAGCCAGTGCGAACTGGTATTCGCGTTCTCGACCTTTTCACCCCGATGTGTGTCGGCCAGAGAATTGGTATCTTCGCTGGGTCGGGCGTAGGCAAATCGACGATGCTGGGAATGCTTGCTGGGTTTGGTGAGTTTGATACGGTGGTTGTCGGACTCGTTGGAGAGCGCGGCCGAGAAGTGCGTGAATTTATCGATGATGTGCTCGGTGATGCCTTGGAGCGGTCCGTCGTGGTTGCCGCCACGGGCGATGAAAGTGCCATGATGCGGCGCCTCGCACCCAAAACGGCCATGAGTGTTGCCGAATATTATCGATCTCTGGGGCAATCAGTTCTTTTGATCGTCGACAGTGCGACGCGGTTCGCGCATGCCGCCCGGGATGTGGCAATGGCTGCAGGGGAGCCGCCAGTTGCGCGTGGGTTTACCCCGAGTGTCTTCTCAGATCTTGCCAAGCTTCTGGAGCGGGCAGGGCCCGGGGCAGAAGGGAGCGGTAGTATCACAGCAATTGTCTCCGTCCTGGTGGATGGCGATGATCATAATGATCCTGTCTCCGATGCGATCCGTGGATTGCTGGATGGACATATCGTCCTGGACCGCGGAATTGCCGACGCGGGGCGTTATCCGCCGGTGGATGTCTTGAAGTCGACTTCGCGGCTTGCTCAACGCGCCTGGACTGGCGAGCAGCGTGAGTTGATCCACAGGTTGAAGGGCATGATTTCAGAGTATGAGGAAACCCGTGACCTGCGGCTGCTTGGCGGTTACCAGCCTGGGATGAATGCCGGTCTGGACAAGGCATGTGATCTTGTTCCCAAGATCTACGAAGCGCTGCGTCAGTCGCCGGAACAAGTTGAAAACAGCGATCCGTTTAATGACTTGGCGCAAGCATTGTCCGCGTCCTGA
- the flhB gene encoding flagellar biosynthesis protein FlhB, whose protein sequence is MSDDQDKDSKTEEPTEKKIQDAIEKGNTPTSKEAPVFASFLAILLIGSFVLSSSVSSLAAQLMQMIDKAGGYKLGNGADALLLSHAISLEVGRFLAPIVTIIALAGLTSAFMQNKPRLVLHRIKPDGSRLSPIKGWNRIFGAQGFVEFLKAVFKFSTVSVVAFLQFQASQSGLVSAMFSDPSTLPELILQISMKLVSGVCIVTIVLVAVDIAWSRSHWRKNLRMSKQDIKDEHKQAEGDPIVKARQRSLARDRARNRMMSAVPKATLVVANPTHFAVALRYESDTMAAPVVVAKGQDLIALKIRQIAEENEIPVIEDRELARSLFASAEIDRMIPAQFYRVVAEIICYVYSRRVDAVV, encoded by the coding sequence ATGTCTGACGATCAGGATAAAGACTCAAAAACAGAGGAGCCAACTGAGAAAAAAATCCAGGACGCGATCGAGAAGGGTAACACACCAACTTCTAAAGAAGCCCCGGTCTTCGCATCTTTCCTGGCGATATTGCTTATAGGAAGCTTTGTCCTTTCTTCCAGCGTCTCGAGCCTCGCGGCCCAACTGATGCAGATGATCGACAAGGCCGGAGGTTACAAACTAGGAAATGGCGCTGATGCACTTCTCTTGTCCCACGCGATCTCGTTGGAGGTCGGGCGTTTCCTCGCGCCCATTGTCACAATCATCGCGCTTGCGGGCCTCACCTCTGCGTTCATGCAGAACAAACCCCGGCTGGTGCTGCACCGTATCAAACCAGATGGATCGCGGCTCTCCCCGATCAAGGGCTGGAACCGAATATTCGGCGCACAGGGTTTCGTCGAATTTCTCAAAGCGGTATTCAAGTTCTCAACCGTCAGCGTGGTGGCCTTTCTGCAATTCCAGGCAAGCCAATCAGGTCTGGTGAGTGCCATGTTCAGTGATCCCAGCACGCTCCCGGAGCTGATCTTGCAGATCTCGATGAAACTCGTCTCCGGCGTTTGCATCGTGACAATTGTGCTTGTCGCCGTGGACATAGCCTGGTCCAGAAGCCATTGGCGCAAGAACCTGCGCATGAGCAAGCAGGACATCAAGGACGAGCACAAACAGGCCGAGGGTGACCCGATCGTCAAGGCACGTCAGCGATCTCTCGCCAGAGATCGCGCTCGTAACCGCATGATGTCCGCCGTACCCAAAGCAACATTGGTCGTCGCCAACCCGACGCACTTTGCAGTCGCGCTTCGATATGAAAGCGACACCATGGCTGCGCCTGTCGTAGTTGCCAAAGGGCAGGATCTCATTGCCCTCAAGATCCGTCAGATCGCAGAGGAAAATGAGATACCTGTGATTGAAGATCGTGAGCTTGCAAGGTCTCTTTTTGCTAGTGCTGAAATAGATCGTATGATTCCAGCTCAGTTCTATAGGGTGGTTGCAGAAATCATCTGCTACGTGTACTCACGCCGGGTCGACGCTGTTGTATAA
- a CDS encoding FliM/FliN family flagellar motor switch protein yields MMDAATTAPAPGSERAMITDRLLDAAGISVDRLPMLPVVFDRMARVLADAMRQKSASPSYVSVSCVENDRIGDVLDEFESNALVAVLYSPEWDARVLVGFDRDFIFTMVDVLFGADGTEPPIDEERSFSNIETRIARTVFEVAAKALEDSFEPIAKTKLKLERIESRMDFAVVGRRNNPAVVARLLLQAIGRGGEVFVVMPHATLNPLRQRLSQVLAGEMSTRDKQWTQHFHNEIQRTEVKLEAILEEREMSLGDISSLRVGQTIELQATAHSPVMLSCNQQPVFNCQLGQLNGSYTLQIEDLIHEEKDLIDDLRSS; encoded by the coding sequence ATGATGGACGCCGCAACCACCGCCCCCGCCCCTGGCTCAGAACGGGCAATGATCACCGACCGGCTGCTAGACGCCGCTGGTATTTCCGTCGACCGCCTGCCGATGCTTCCGGTTGTCTTTGACCGCATGGCTCGCGTCCTCGCAGACGCAATGCGTCAGAAATCGGCTTCTCCGTCCTACGTATCGGTCAGCTGCGTTGAGAACGACCGGATCGGCGACGTCCTGGACGAATTTGAATCCAACGCTTTGGTCGCAGTCCTTTATTCGCCCGAATGGGACGCCCGCGTCCTTGTTGGCTTTGACCGCGATTTCATTTTCACCATGGTCGATGTCTTGTTTGGTGCGGATGGCACCGAGCCGCCGATTGATGAAGAGCGCTCTTTTTCAAATATTGAAACGAGGATCGCTCGGACAGTCTTCGAGGTTGCCGCCAAAGCCCTTGAAGATTCCTTTGAGCCAATCGCCAAGACCAAACTAAAGCTCGAACGGATCGAAAGTCGCATGGACTTCGCAGTCGTCGGGCGCAGGAACAATCCTGCAGTTGTCGCACGGCTTCTGCTTCAGGCTATCGGTCGGGGCGGAGAAGTCTTCGTCGTGATGCCGCATGCCACATTGAATCCGCTGCGCCAACGCCTTTCGCAAGTGCTCGCTGGCGAAATGTCGACTCGCGACAAGCAGTGGACGCAGCACTTCCACAATGAAATTCAGCGCACCGAGGTGAAGCTCGAGGCAATTCTGGAAGAACGGGAAATGAGCCTTGGCGACATCAGCAGCCTCCGGGTCGGGCAAACGATCGAACTTCAGGCCACCGCCCATAGTCCCGTGATGCTCTCCTGCAATCAGCAACCGGTTTTCAACTGTCAGCTGGGCCAACTCAACGGTTCTTATACGCTGCAGATCGAAGACCTGATCCATGAAGAAAAGGATCTGATCGATGATCTCCGCTCTAGTTGA
- the fliR gene encoding flagellar biosynthesis protein FliR has translation MLAGALLSSFGTTALLATFLLFCRIGACLMIIPGFSSDRVAMRIRLFIALSVTLALAPMLLPTMQAALPDQSLVTVGGLIVSELFTGFLIGFLGRIFFVALETLATLVSMAIGLSNMPGMSIEGSEALPPLASLMTLTATAMIFITNQHWEVLKGLAASYETLPPGGEIDVVSGLERFVDQLSSTFVLALRICSPFVVYTIVVNLAIGMVNKLTPQIPVYFISMPFVIAGGMYLLFLVSAEAITLFLDGYFTWLQLG, from the coding sequence ATGCTGGCCGGAGCGCTGCTCAGCAGCTTCGGGACCACGGCTTTGCTGGCGACATTCCTGCTTTTCTGCAGGATCGGAGCGTGTCTGATGATCATTCCCGGGTTCTCAAGCGACAGGGTCGCTATGCGGATTCGGCTGTTCATCGCCTTGTCCGTCACGCTTGCGCTTGCGCCCATGTTGCTGCCGACCATGCAGGCTGCTTTGCCTGATCAATCCCTGGTCACCGTCGGTGGTCTGATTGTCAGCGAGCTCTTCACGGGCTTTCTGATCGGCTTTCTCGGGCGCATTTTCTTCGTTGCCTTGGAGACGCTTGCGACCCTTGTCTCCATGGCAATCGGGCTGTCAAACATGCCGGGAATGTCGATCGAGGGTAGCGAGGCCTTGCCTCCGTTGGCCAGTCTCATGACCTTGACTGCAACGGCGATGATCTTCATCACCAATCAGCACTGGGAAGTGCTCAAGGGGCTCGCTGCTTCTTATGAGACGTTGCCGCCTGGTGGAGAGATTGATGTTGTCTCTGGCCTAGAGCGTTTCGTCGATCAGCTTTCGTCCACCTTTGTGCTGGCCCTGCGCATCTGTAGTCCCTTCGTCGTCTATACGATTGTCGTCAATCTCGCGATCGGGATGGTCAACAAGCTCACGCCGCAAATACCCGTCTACTTCATCTCCATGCCCTTCGTCATTGCGGGCGGCATGTACCTCCTTTTCCTCGTCTCGGCAGAAGCAATCACGCTTTTCCTGGACGGCTATTTTACCTGGCTACAACTTGGCTGA
- the flgF gene encoding flagellar basal-body rod protein FlgF, whose product MQSALYVALSAQVALSNRLETVSRNISNMNTSGYRADEIKFSELVSKAGQDKVAYASTGEMFISRQFGGLTKTDNPLDVAIEGEAWFAVRTPEGVTYTRDGRMEMDANGALKTVNGYDVLDAGGLPILLDPEGGAPHIDQTGEILQGDGGAGAIGLFLIDDDAQLTRTDNSGVVPDKPARPVQDFTTNGIRQGYVEGANINPIREMTKLIMITRAFESATSMIDASNQTQETAIRELGETS is encoded by the coding sequence ATGCAGTCCGCCCTTTACGTTGCTTTGTCTGCGCAGGTTGCCCTGTCAAATCGCCTCGAGACGGTTTCTCGCAACATCTCCAATATGAATACATCCGGCTATCGTGCCGATGAGATCAAATTTTCCGAGCTGGTTTCCAAGGCCGGGCAAGACAAGGTTGCATATGCCTCGACCGGCGAGATGTTCATCTCACGCCAGTTTGGTGGTCTGACGAAGACGGACAATCCTCTCGACGTTGCAATCGAGGGAGAGGCCTGGTTTGCGGTCCGCACACCTGAGGGCGTTACGTACACGAGGGACGGGCGCATGGAGATGGATGCCAATGGCGCGCTGAAAACAGTCAACGGCTATGACGTTCTGGATGCGGGAGGATTGCCAATTCTACTCGACCCGGAAGGGGGAGCTCCCCACATCGATCAAACTGGTGAGATTCTCCAGGGTGACGGCGGTGCCGGTGCGATTGGCCTTTTCCTGATTGATGATGATGCGCAGCTCACGAGGACCGACAACTCTGGTGTCGTGCCAGACAAACCGGCCAGGCCTGTTCAGGATTTCACGACGAATGGCATTCGGCAGGGCTACGTCGAAGGTGCCAACATCAATCCCATTCGTGAGATGACGAAACTGATCATGATCACGCGCGCGTTCGAGAGCGCGACCAGCATGATCGATGCAAGCAATCAAACCCAGGAAACGGCCATACGTGAACTTGGAGAAACCTCATGA
- a CDS encoding response regulator transcription factor gives MFVLVDEREIVTSGYASAFEREGFATLELHAEELGDWLAVAPDSDLEAVEGFLIGAGETRATFPGLIRNRCADTPIIVLEDKPSLDTTLDFFTAGVDDVLRKPVHVKEILARVGAIRRRTLAEDEKVESGPIQVFFDGRDPIVGGEDMMLPRRERRILEYLVRNTGRRVTKSQLFNAVYGVMNEEVDECVVESHISKLRKKLRIRLGYDPVESTRYIGYMLKAGQPAQSAPKLADGKKVAPVAWAPIKEMKTSSNKKLELVNS, from the coding sequence GTGTTTGTTTTAGTTGATGAACGGGAAATAGTTACGTCAGGGTACGCCTCGGCGTTTGAGCGTGAGGGTTTTGCAACGCTTGAACTTCACGCAGAGGAGTTGGGTGATTGGCTTGCGGTGGCGCCGGACAGCGATCTTGAAGCTGTCGAAGGTTTTCTGATCGGGGCTGGTGAGACAAGGGCAACCTTTCCTGGCCTCATTCGCAACAGATGCGCGGATACTCCGATCATTGTGCTGGAAGATAAGCCCAGCCTCGACACAACACTCGATTTTTTCACAGCTGGGGTAGATGACGTTCTCCGCAAGCCGGTGCACGTCAAGGAAATCCTGGCTCGAGTCGGGGCAATTCGCAGACGTACACTCGCTGAAGACGAAAAGGTCGAAAGCGGGCCGATACAGGTCTTCTTCGATGGCCGTGATCCGATCGTTGGCGGTGAAGACATGATGCTGCCTCGCAGAGAGCGCAGGATTCTGGAATACCTCGTTCGAAACACCGGACGCCGGGTGACCAAGAGCCAACTTTTCAACGCGGTCTATGGCGTCATGAATGAGGAAGTCGACGAATGCGTCGTTGAGAGCCATATCTCAAAGCTTCGCAAGAAGCTGAGAATTCGTCTCGGCTACGATCCGGTCGAATCCACGCGCTACATCGGTTACATGCTCAAGGCTGGACAGCCAGCTCAAAGTGCTCCGAAGCTAGCGGACGGCAAGAAGGTCGCGCCTGTCGCATGGGCACCCATCAAAGAGATGAAGACGTCTTCAAACAAGAAGCTGGAACTCGTAAACAGCTGA
- a CDS encoding flagellar biosynthesis protein R, with amino-acid sequence MKKNTHEIARMLKLQQQLCLLSSWLLQKLDAQAEELVEREERVLDALAKGDLAQQERFIRNAAQRLKTIAEEQGELTVARAKVECEYTRQRMMLQVIEQRLARMRASDRRVEEDNRLSELLSQQLGRRTQASRKLRGIDFTG; translated from the coding sequence ATGAAAAAAAACACCCACGAAATTGCTCGGATGCTGAAACTGCAGCAGCAGCTATGCCTTTTGTCTTCCTGGTTGCTTCAAAAACTGGATGCACAAGCAGAAGAACTGGTTGAGCGTGAAGAAAGGGTTCTGGATGCCCTCGCGAAAGGCGATCTGGCGCAGCAAGAGAGGTTTATTCGGAACGCCGCACAGCGGCTGAAAACGATCGCCGAGGAGCAGGGAGAATTGACCGTCGCGCGTGCTAAGGTCGAGTGCGAATACACGCGCCAGCGCATGATGCTGCAGGTCATTGAACAACGCCTGGCGCGTATGCGGGCGTCCGATCGGCGGGTTGAGGAAGACAACCGCCTGTCCGAGCTTCTGTCTCAGCAGCTTGGCCGGCGAACACAAGCTTCCCGCAAGTTGCGAGGCATAGATTTCACAGGCTAG